The Parashewanella tropica genome window below encodes:
- a CDS encoding carotenoid oxygenase family protein has translation MKSSFPKAIMSCSRREFYGQDNAHQPLSLSIVDAAGDQVLLPDDLIGSVFIVSAVGSVSSATTEEDNEVALPCEDGGTALFNGDGMIYRLDFSTGKANLTTRLAATPSYYADKISFENKANYSTLLPWVNLGLGRVSPILGMSKQASTAFVPLRFPDSDIERLLISNDVMRPFEVDPVSLKLLSPVGKNSDWTPLLDKYPLNLMPFSMLMSTAHPAFDPTTGELFLTNTQVSFDNFMKDQIKDDFKKRLSEVVDHKHYPVMELFMTAFEKLLGLLDAFHLDGYNGVKLHRWNGNRIDVDTFDVVDDDGKPIIIQQSTHMMGVTEHSLVFADTAFKISLLDALPSQFFTEDYSPFSDDFKAQHEPKFVAECIAKFKQAVRVVFTYPQSSDTHLYIIDREQFSKASGSSVIAKKITVAGEMVHFTVDYQQPNANKLVLHAGMAYASDPAEFIHSVDRSMYSSELMKAESGMLIAGMDINSPAVIVLDLETQRSDKLDLSFEQSKRYTPVLGLYAYRDNYPVKQFENIYWLGAPLWNNTLPSIMDDLYGDYPYRRQSKQAMLELIANESPAIVNKICIDTQAINKWLETGEKPESLLTVADSYSCPDGYLVTSPTYVPKVDASQNAVAGGYLVCCAIFSDHYCSDDGVDDWSSNTEFWIFDADNLSAGPQYKLSHPQLNMGFPLHTTWLKRLETQQRDYDVEADHKDKVEALLKVLPSEELKEQVSTLFQQVYQTFNES, from the coding sequence ATGAAATCAAGTTTTCCTAAGGCGATCATGTCTTGTAGTCGCCGAGAGTTTTACGGTCAAGATAACGCTCATCAACCCCTATCTTTATCAATTGTTGATGCCGCTGGAGATCAAGTGTTATTGCCTGATGATTTAATCGGTTCTGTGTTTATTGTTTCTGCTGTGGGCTCGGTTTCATCGGCCACTACAGAGGAAGATAATGAAGTGGCACTGCCTTGTGAAGATGGTGGCACAGCCTTATTTAATGGCGATGGGATGATTTATCGGCTGGATTTCAGCACTGGCAAGGCCAATTTAACCACCCGTTTAGCTGCTACGCCAAGTTATTATGCGGATAAAATCAGCTTTGAAAACAAAGCTAATTATTCAACATTGCTCCCTTGGGTAAATTTAGGTTTGGGGCGAGTTTCTCCCATTTTGGGGATGTCAAAGCAAGCATCAACGGCGTTTGTTCCCCTTAGATTTCCAGACTCAGATATTGAAAGACTCTTGATCAGCAATGATGTGATGCGTCCGTTTGAGGTTGACCCAGTATCGCTTAAGTTGCTCTCACCCGTAGGTAAAAACAGTGATTGGACACCGCTACTAGATAAATATCCGCTTAATTTAATGCCCTTTAGTATGTTGATGTCCACGGCTCACCCTGCATTTGATCCGACAACGGGAGAGTTGTTTTTGACGAATACCCAAGTGTCTTTCGATAACTTTATGAAAGACCAGATAAAAGACGATTTTAAGAAAAGACTCTCAGAGGTAGTTGATCATAAACATTATCCGGTAATGGAGTTGTTTATGACGGCATTTGAGAAATTGTTAGGTCTTTTAGATGCGTTTCATTTGGATGGATATAACGGAGTAAAGCTGCACCGTTGGAATGGCAACAGGATTGATGTCGATACCTTTGATGTGGTCGATGATGATGGTAAGCCTATTATTATTCAGCAAAGCACACATATGATGGGCGTTACTGAGCATAGCTTAGTGTTTGCCGATACGGCATTTAAAATATCCCTACTCGATGCCCTGCCCAGTCAATTTTTTACTGAGGACTATTCACCGTTTTCTGACGATTTTAAGGCGCAGCATGAACCTAAATTTGTCGCAGAGTGCATCGCTAAATTTAAACAAGCGGTGAGAGTGGTATTTACTTACCCTCAATCATCAGATACTCACTTGTATATTATTGACCGTGAGCAGTTCTCAAAGGCCAGTGGCTCATCCGTTATCGCTAAAAAAATCACAGTTGCAGGTGAAATGGTACATTTTACTGTGGATTATCAGCAGCCTAACGCGAATAAGCTGGTTCTGCATGCTGGGATGGCGTATGCCTCAGATCCGGCTGAGTTTATCCATTCGGTTGACCGTTCGATGTATTCTAGTGAGCTTATGAAAGCGGAGTCTGGGATGCTCATTGCAGGTATGGATATTAACAGTCCAGCAGTGATTGTCCTTGATCTTGAAACGCAACGCTCTGACAAACTGGATTTATCTTTTGAACAATCTAAGCGATACACTCCAGTACTTGGCTTATATGCTTACCGTGATAACTATCCCGTAAAACAATTCGAGAACATCTATTGGCTGGGTGCGCCATTATGGAATAACACACTACCGAGCATCATGGATGATTTGTATGGTGATTACCCTTATCGCCGCCAATCTAAACAAGCCATGTTAGAACTGATTGCAAACGAGTCACCAGCCATCGTCAATAAGATCTGCATAGATACACAGGCAATAAATAAGTGGTTGGAAACAGGCGAAAAGCCAGAGTCACTACTGACCGTAGCAGACAGTTATTCGTGTCCTGATGGATACTTAGTCACCTCGCCCACTTATGTACCCAAAGTCGATGCAAGCCAAAATGCAGTCGCTGGTGGCTATTTGGTGTGTTGTGCTATTTTTTCTGATCACTATTGCTCAGATGATGGCGTCGATGATTGGTCGAGCAATACTGAGTTTTGGATCTTTGATGCTGATAACTTGAGTGCAGGACCTCAATATAAACTCAGCCATCCACAGCTTAATATGGGATTTCCTTTGCATACGACATGGCTAAAGCGGCTTGAAACTCAGCAAAGAGATTACGATGTAGAAGCGGATCATAAAGATAAAGTTGAAGCTTTGTTAAAGGTGTTACCCTCAGAAGAACTGAAAGAGCAAGTTAGTACACTGTTCCAACAAGTCTACCAAACGTTTAATGAGAGTTAG
- a CDS encoding twin-arginine translocation signal domain-containing protein encodes MSKYMLTAFMPTAEHRKGIGCTMGWTRRRFLTTSGALLGASVVIKPGVAKSLLKAPSIQPPQPLNAAKPFILFPQFSLLEIIPPNTH; translated from the coding sequence ATGAGCAAGTATATGCTTACCGCTTTCATGCCAACGGCTGAACATCGAAAGGGTATAGGTTGTACTATGGGGTGGACTCGAAGACGATTTTTAACAACCAGTGGTGCATTATTGGGTGCTAGTGTAGTGATAAAGCCTGGAGTCGCGAAAAGCCTACTTAAAGCACCTTCAATTCAGCCACCACAACCTTTAAACGCTGCCAAGCCATTCATTTTATTTCCTCAATTTAGCTTGCTTGAAATTATTCCACCAAATACTCATTAA
- a CDS encoding TetR/AcrR family transcriptional regulator has product MNPKQSVRAKLIETGTSLLAINPGASLSEIAKYAGVGRASLHRHFSSKEALVSVLSIEAIRQFKTALNEAISRSEIPVEQLSTLIELLVPHGDCVHFILYEWKTFEHQETMTEYLSLEREILALIESCKQQGTIANTLSSRWIYYLIDSTVYTAWYAIQDGTLAAREAPKVASNNVLNGLKR; this is encoded by the coding sequence ATGAATCCTAAGCAATCTGTCAGAGCTAAGCTAATTGAAACAGGTACCTCCTTGTTGGCCATTAACCCTGGCGCTAGCTTAAGTGAAATTGCCAAATATGCCGGAGTGGGGCGGGCATCATTACATCGTCACTTTTCCAGTAAAGAAGCTTTAGTGTCGGTGCTAAGTATTGAAGCGATTCGTCAGTTTAAAACAGCGCTCAATGAAGCGATAAGCCGTTCAGAGATCCCCGTTGAACAATTATCTACGCTGATAGAACTACTGGTGCCTCACGGGGATTGTGTTCATTTCATTTTGTATGAATGGAAGACATTTGAACACCAAGAAACCATGACGGAATACTTATCCTTGGAAAGAGAGATTTTAGCGCTTATCGAGTCTTGCAAACAGCAGGGAACGATTGCAAATACCCTTAGCAGCCGCTGGATTTACTACTTGATTGATTCAACCGTATATACCGCTTGGTATGCGATACAAGATGGAACACTCGCCGCCAGAGAAGCCCCTAAAGTGGCTTCAAACAATGTACTTAATGGGCTAAAGAGGTAG
- a CDS encoding B12-binding domain-containing radical SAM protein yields MNILIIKASAESDFKDYKKYMSSPPQGIFSLAAATPNTHSFEIVDETNGDKLTKKHIEWAHLAILTASTPDITHAYQLAQKLKENSLLVVLSGLHVTFLPAEAAHYADSVIIGEAELVWRALLADAEKGQLKPSYKSNEQVDMGNLNPWPNSPDLKKRYGTWGVLVGRGCKNSCSYCTVRPFFKREVFRPVAHVIDEIRASGKQYLELHADNLCSDPDYALELFTELKKLKVQWAGEATLDFAENEVLVEAAAKSGLTYLLVGLETCSHPALKMAGKGFIKPSRAKELIGRLHDNNIVVDSCMLFGFDEHEKDIFDETIAFVDDVKLDVIHPNFITPFPGTKFYNQLLREERLLSNDWVDYDCSHVVFEPKNMTPKELEDGVIKVRDTLYSTGRRLKRFARVTSMQGLYMSSMTT; encoded by the coding sequence ATGAATATCCTGATCATTAAAGCGTCAGCCGAATCTGATTTTAAAGACTACAAAAAATACATGTCTTCGCCACCGCAAGGCATCTTCTCTTTGGCGGCGGCAACACCTAACACACATTCGTTTGAAATCGTCGATGAAACCAATGGGGATAAGCTCACTAAAAAGCACATTGAGTGGGCGCACTTAGCCATTTTGACCGCATCGACACCGGATATCACTCATGCTTATCAATTGGCACAAAAACTCAAAGAAAACAGCTTGCTGGTGGTGCTATCAGGGCTACATGTCACCTTTTTACCCGCTGAAGCCGCACACTATGCCGATTCAGTGATCATTGGTGAAGCAGAGTTGGTGTGGCGAGCACTACTGGCTGATGCCGAGAAAGGACAATTAAAACCGTCATATAAGAGTAATGAACAAGTGGATATGGGTAACCTTAACCCATGGCCTAATTCTCCAGATCTTAAAAAGCGTTACGGCACTTGGGGCGTACTCGTCGGCCGTGGCTGTAAAAACAGTTGCAGCTATTGCACGGTTCGTCCCTTCTTCAAACGTGAAGTCTTTCGGCCTGTAGCTCATGTGATTGATGAGATCCGAGCTTCTGGCAAACAATACCTTGAACTGCATGCTGATAACTTATGCTCCGATCCCGATTATGCGCTTGAGCTGTTCACTGAGCTGAAAAAGCTCAAAGTTCAATGGGCAGGAGAAGCCACCTTAGACTTTGCTGAAAATGAAGTCTTAGTTGAAGCCGCTGCAAAGTCAGGCTTAACCTACTTGCTAGTGGGATTAGAAACCTGCTCGCATCCTGCGTTAAAAATGGCAGGTAAAGGTTTTATAAAACCGAGCCGAGCTAAAGAGCTGATAGGTCGATTACATGATAATAACATCGTCGTTGATAGCTGCATGTTATTCGGATTTGATGAGCACGAAAAAGACATCTTCGATGAAACCATTGCTTTTGTGGATGACGTCAAACTGGATGTGATCCACCCTAACTTTATCACCCCATTTCCCGGCACCAAATTTTACAATCAACTGCTCAGGGAAGAGCGCTTACTCAGTAATGATTGGGTGGATTACGATTGCTCGCATGTGGTTTTTGAGCCTAAAAACATGACCCCAAAAGAGCTTGAAGATGGCGTAATAAAAGTCAGAGATACGCTTTACAGTACAGGAAGAAGGTTAAAGCGTTTTGCTCGAGTTACCTCCATGCAAGGTCTTTATATGTCTTCAATGACAACCTAG
- a CDS encoding LysR substrate-binding domain-containing protein, giving the protein MAQWQGVNEFICVAESQSFTVAAERLGLSVVKVSRQVSALEASIGVKLLHRTTRKVALTDAGKLYYQSCKPLVEGLEQAELAVTQMQQQAKGLIRITAPTTYGERFIGPLLNDFLLQHPQLDVELIFTNRKLDLIEQHIDVAIRLGQLRDSTMIAKRLANRQLYVCASPSYIAKFGEPHTLSELSQHQCLMGTLSHWRFQDSNRPRTVQINGRMSCNSGQVLYDSALKGLGLVQLPDYYVQSALENGQLVEVLSRYRDVNEGIWALYPHNRQLSYKVKVLIEFLQKRLSTGT; this is encoded by the coding sequence ATGGCACAGTGGCAAGGGGTGAACGAATTTATTTGTGTAGCAGAAAGCCAAAGCTTTACGGTGGCGGCGGAGCGCTTGGGGCTTTCCGTGGTCAAAGTCAGTCGTCAAGTTTCGGCGCTTGAAGCATCAATCGGCGTAAAGCTACTGCATCGAACCACCAGAAAAGTGGCGTTAACGGATGCCGGTAAGCTGTACTATCAAAGTTGTAAGCCTCTGGTAGAGGGGTTAGAGCAAGCCGAATTGGCGGTAACCCAAATGCAGCAACAAGCCAAAGGGTTGATCCGTATTACAGCTCCCACCACCTACGGCGAGCGCTTTATCGGTCCATTACTCAACGACTTTTTGTTGCAGCATCCGCAATTGGATGTGGAGCTCATTTTTACCAATCGAAAATTAGATCTAATTGAGCAGCACATTGATGTCGCCATTCGTCTTGGTCAGCTCCGTGATTCGACCATGATTGCAAAGCGTTTAGCTAATCGTCAGCTATACGTGTGTGCCAGTCCAAGTTATATAGCAAAATTTGGTGAGCCACATACCTTATCTGAGCTCAGTCAGCACCAATGTTTAATGGGAACCTTATCTCATTGGAGGTTTCAAGATTCGAATCGACCACGAACTGTTCAAATCAATGGCAGAATGAGCTGTAATTCAGGGCAGGTGTTATATGACAGTGCTTTAAAAGGCTTAGGTTTGGTGCAGTTACCGGATTACTACGTGCAATCGGCGCTAGAAAATGGTCAATTGGTAGAGGTGTTATCTCGATATCGAGACGTCAATGAAGGCATTTGGGCACTGTATCCCCATAACCGCCAACTGTCCTATAAAGTCAAAGTTTTGATTGAGTTTTTACAGAAGCGATTATCAACAGGCACTTGA
- a CDS encoding S-(hydroxymethyl)glutathione dehydrogenase/class III alcohol dehydrogenase, with protein MALNLEPNQTSIKSKAAVAWAAGEPLKMEEIDVELPKAGEVLVRIVATGVCHTDAFTLSGEDPEGIFPAVLGHEGGGIVEMVGEGVTSVEVGDHVIPLYTAECGKCKFCTSGKTNLCQAVRETQGKGLMPDGTSRFSKDGQPIYHYMGCSTFSEYTVLPEISLAKVNKTAPLEEVCLLGCGVTTGMGAVLNTAKVEQGDTVAIFGLGGIGLSAIIGAKMAGASRIIGVDINDSKFELAKQLGATDVINPNDIDKPIQEFIVEMTDGGVDYSFECIGNVNVMRQALECCHKGWGESVIIGVAGAGQEIATRPFQLVTGRVWKGSAFGGVKGRSQLPQIVEQYLAGEFGLQEFITHTMGLKDVNHAFDLMHEGKSIRSVIHMDKD; from the coding sequence ATGGCTTTAAACCTAGAACCAAACCAAACTTCAATAAAATCAAAAGCAGCTGTAGCTTGGGCAGCCGGTGAACCGCTGAAAATGGAAGAAATTGATGTTGAACTGCCTAAAGCAGGCGAAGTCTTAGTTCGCATTGTGGCAACTGGTGTTTGCCATACCGATGCCTTTACCTTGTCGGGAGAAGATCCTGAAGGCATTTTCCCTGCGGTACTTGGCCATGAAGGTGGCGGTATTGTGGAAATGGTGGGAGAAGGCGTCACCTCAGTTGAAGTGGGCGATCATGTCATTCCGCTTTACACCGCTGAATGTGGCAAGTGTAAATTCTGCACCTCAGGCAAAACCAACCTTTGCCAAGCGGTACGTGAAACTCAAGGTAAGGGCTTAATGCCAGATGGGACTAGCCGTTTCTCTAAAGACGGCCAGCCAATTTATCATTATATGGGGTGCTCAACCTTCTCTGAATATACGGTTCTTCCTGAGATTTCATTAGCAAAAGTGAATAAAACAGCACCATTAGAAGAAGTGTGTCTTTTAGGTTGTGGTGTTACCACTGGTATGGGTGCCGTATTGAACACAGCAAAGGTAGAGCAGGGTGACACCGTTGCCATTTTCGGCTTAGGTGGCATTGGTTTATCCGCCATCATAGGTGCAAAAATGGCAGGCGCCAGCCGTATTATTGGAGTCGACATTAACGACAGTAAGTTTGAGCTTGCCAAACAGCTTGGGGCAACCGATGTTATTAACCCAAATGACATTGATAAACCGATCCAAGAGTTCATCGTTGAAATGACCGATGGTGGCGTAGATTACTCATTTGAATGTATCGGCAACGTCAATGTCATGCGTCAAGCCTTAGAGTGTTGTCATAAAGGCTGGGGTGAATCGGTGATCATTGGTGTGGCTGGCGCAGGACAAGAAATCGCTACCCGTCCATTCCAGTTGGTCACAGGTCGTGTCTGGAAAGGTTCTGCTTTCGGTGGTGTAAAAGGTCGCTCACAACTGCCACAAATTGTTGAGCAATACCTAGCGGGTGAATTTGGCTTACAAGAATTCATCACCCACACTATGGGTCTGAAAGACGTCAACCACGCCTTTGATTTAATGCATGAAGGCAAAAGCATTCGCTCAGTGATCCACATGGATAAGGACTAA
- the fghA gene encoding S-formylglutathione hydrolase translates to MSIELVSQAKVAGGWHKQYSHAAETVNCTMRFAIFLPPNASNEQPVPVLYWLSGLTCTDENFMQKAGAFRAAAELGIAIVAPDTSPRGEGVADDDNYDLGQGAGFYVNATQAPWANHYRMYDYITDELPKLIEANFPVSKQKSISGHSMGGHGALTIGLKNPERYRSISAFSPICNPVQCPWGHKAFTAYLGRDVETWKAFDACELLTQVQSPLPILVDQGDADNFLAEQLKPENLVAAAKAHHSALELRMQTGYDHSYYFISSFIEEHLNFHAKYLF, encoded by the coding sequence ATGAGTATTGAATTAGTTAGCCAAGCTAAGGTGGCTGGTGGCTGGCATAAGCAATACAGCCATGCTGCTGAAACGGTAAATTGCACCATGCGTTTTGCGATTTTTCTGCCGCCCAATGCCAGTAATGAGCAACCTGTACCAGTGCTGTATTGGCTATCAGGCTTAACCTGCACTGATGAAAACTTTATGCAAAAGGCTGGCGCATTTCGCGCCGCGGCTGAATTAGGCATTGCGATTGTTGCTCCCGATACCAGCCCTCGCGGTGAAGGTGTGGCGGATGATGATAATTACGATCTTGGGCAAGGCGCTGGGTTTTATGTTAACGCCACACAAGCCCCTTGGGCTAACCACTATCGTATGTACGATTACATCACCGATGAGCTTCCTAAGCTGATAGAGGCAAACTTTCCTGTCAGCAAGCAAAAGTCGATCAGTGGTCACAGCATGGGCGGACATGGCGCATTAACCATAGGCCTGAAAAATCCAGAGCGATATCGCTCCATTTCGGCGTTCAGCCCGATTTGTAATCCCGTTCAATGTCCTTGGGGACATAAAGCCTTTACTGCTTATCTAGGCCGTGATGTTGAGACATGGAAAGCTTTTGATGCCTGTGAGTTGTTAACGCAAGTCCAATCACCGCTGCCAATATTGGTGGATCAAGGTGATGCCGATAACTTTTTAGCTGAGCAGCTTAAGCCGGAAAACTTGGTCGCTGCCGCCAAAGCACATCACTCGGCGTTAGAGCTTAGAATGCAGACGGGATACGATCACAGTTACTACTTCATTTCTAGCTTTATTGAAGAGCACTTAAACTTCCACGCGAAATATTTATTTTAG
- a CDS encoding Fur family transcriptional regulator has translation MATANEMIKHAEQKCKKSNARLTPKRKQVLTGIINSNKAISAYELADYCNQYFDDKFPIMTIYRILEFLEEESLVHKLQTSNKYVACAHITCDHEHSVPQFLICNQCQKVKEIHINKNIVSELNDNVEQAGFSMISPQLEINCLCSDCKPLH, from the coding sequence ATGGCAACCGCAAATGAAATGATCAAACATGCAGAGCAAAAGTGTAAGAAAAGCAATGCACGGTTAACCCCAAAAAGAAAGCAAGTGCTGACAGGGATCATTAATTCCAACAAAGCCATTTCAGCCTACGAGTTAGCGGACTACTGTAATCAGTATTTTGATGACAAATTTCCGATCATGACCATTTATCGGATCTTGGAATTTTTAGAAGAAGAGTCCTTGGTACACAAATTACAAACCAGCAATAAGTATGTGGCCTGTGCACATATCACTTGCGATCATGAACACTCTGTTCCCCAATTTTTGATTTGTAACCAATGTCAGAAAGTAAAAGAAATTCACATCAATAAAAATATCGTCAGTGAACTTAATGACAATGTCGAACAAGCGGGATTTAGCATGATTAGTCCACAACTTGAAATCAACTGCTTATGCAGTGACTGTAAGCCACTGCATTAA
- a CDS encoding superinfection immunity protein, producing MELFNQIFNSENYVLIVAVSIAVLILWFLPAMLALIFNRKHFKLILFACVPAGFSVIAWSGVLVWAVSGKMVKKFAPKSELSP from the coding sequence ATGGAATTATTTAACCAAATTTTTAACAGTGAAAACTATGTGCTGATCGTTGCGGTTTCGATAGCGGTCTTGATACTTTGGTTTTTACCCGCCATGCTCGCGCTTATTTTTAATCGCAAGCATTTTAAGCTTATTTTGTTTGCGTGTGTGCCTGCGGGATTTTCTGTTATCGCATGGAGCGGCGTATTAGTTTGGGCGGTATCGGGTAAAATGGTCAAAAAATTCGCGCCCAAAAGCGAACTTTCACCTTAG
- a CDS encoding MerR family transcriptional regulator, which yields MLNQGVIYSVSQLSKLAGVSVRTLHHYDEIGLLQAKRNSSNGYREYNQHDLAKLQQILIYRELGFSLVEITKVLSAENYELISVLKQQQDLLHKRISDSQSMLSSLNDTLAVLEGRENYEIYFSGIPKEKADRWKGMMSEKAGEEKMSVMYQRLSKLSKAENKALFQDVDQWVKGYIATMDKPADSQEVQLMVERHFHMTEQMFKKTMGDEFKGLDVELYQHVMDLLKQDPVTIEIYEHYQQGMAEHLYQAMQYFKQQNF from the coding sequence GTGTTGAATCAAGGAGTAATTTACAGCGTCAGTCAATTAAGTAAATTGGCTGGAGTGAGCGTTAGAACCTTACATCATTATGATGAGATTGGTCTGCTGCAAGCTAAGCGCAACAGCAGCAATGGCTACCGTGAATACAATCAGCACGATCTGGCCAAACTTCAGCAAATTCTTATCTATCGTGAACTGGGCTTTAGTCTTGTCGAGATCACCAAAGTCCTTTCTGCTGAAAATTATGAACTGATCTCAGTATTAAAACAGCAGCAAGATCTTCTTCATAAACGCATCAGTGATAGCCAATCTATGCTCAGTAGCCTAAACGATACCTTGGCGGTATTGGAAGGGCGTGAAAATTACGAAATCTACTTTTCAGGGATACCTAAAGAAAAAGCCGATCGTTGGAAAGGTATGATGAGTGAAAAAGCTGGCGAAGAAAAAATGTCAGTGATGTATCAAAGGCTATCCAAATTGTCTAAAGCGGAAAATAAAGCGCTTTTTCAAGATGTCGATCAATGGGTAAAAGGCTACATCGCTACTATGGATAAGCCCGCTGATTCGCAAGAAGTACAGTTGATGGTTGAGCGGCACTTTCACATGACAGAGCAGATGTTTAAAAAAACCATGGGCGATGAATTTAAAGGCTTAGACGTTGAACTCTACCAACATGTGATGGATTTATTGAAACAAGATCCGGTCACGATTGAAATCTATGAGCATTATCAACAAGGAATGGCGGAGCATTTATATCAAGCCATGCAATACTTTAAACAGCAGAACTTTTAA
- a CDS encoding coiled-coil domain-containing protein — MAEVKPDLLSPPLLFADEFTAIKTIPSIIYGESNPILCDFSVTQTDKGEELKRAILLFQEFGEPKLLMLERIGNFKQSIIQIDLNQAFEFGVFNTSPCTSKPLPIDFSIQPEQVNPQSISVAEQPEKQRAKQDDQLFAQYLKKKIQLSKSKESIDQQLTTLNNELKKVSVEHTRLASEIPQLSQQLQSIQQILSATNQLVNQLGTQEGDVLLRMERVQAELENAKDSAEQALSEKQRAQKLASKRKQELMTQLTDIKSEYQSVQQKLNTLEERSTLLLKSLS, encoded by the coding sequence ATGGCCGAAGTAAAACCCGACTTGTTATCACCTCCGTTATTGTTTGCAGATGAATTCACCGCCATTAAAACTATACCTTCTATTATTTACGGCGAAAGTAACCCAATTCTCTGCGATTTTTCTGTTACTCAAACCGATAAAGGAGAAGAACTTAAACGTGCCATTCTGCTATTCCAAGAGTTCGGAGAGCCTAAACTATTAATGCTAGAACGTATTGGAAACTTTAAACAAAGCATCATTCAAATCGATTTAAACCAAGCTTTTGAGTTCGGTGTATTTAACACATCCCCTTGTACCAGTAAACCTCTACCCATTGATTTTTCAATACAACCAGAACAAGTAAACCCTCAATCAATTTCAGTTGCTGAACAACCAGAAAAACAACGCGCTAAACAAGATGATCAGCTATTTGCACAATATTTGAAGAAGAAAATACAGCTAAGCAAATCAAAAGAATCGATAGACCAACAGCTAACAACATTGAATAATGAATTAAAAAAAGTCAGTGTTGAACATACAAGGCTTGCCAGTGAAATACCTCAGCTAAGCCAGCAGTTACAATCAATTCAACAGATACTTTCAGCCACAAATCAACTCGTTAATCAACTGGGCACGCAAGAAGGCGATGTGTTATTAAGAATGGAGAGAGTTCAGGCTGAACTAGAAAATGCTAAAGATTCAGCAGAGCAGGCATTGAGTGAAAAACAAAGAGCACAGAAGCTTGCCAGTAAAAGGAAGCAAGAGTTAATGACTCAACTTACTGATATAAAAAGTGAATATCAGTCTGTGCAACAAAAATTAAATACACTTGAAGAGCGTTCTACGCTGCTATTGAAATCTTTATCTTAA